The genomic region GGATTTTCTTGTTACTGTCTTGTCGCAGGAGTTTGGGGGATGTGGAGTGAGTTCCTGGAATGGTTTTATCCTCATCTGTTTTGGTAGGCTTTTGCGTTCTGTAAACAGTAGAATCCAAGTTTTGAGACTCTTCTGCTCAAGAAGGACACTGGCTTAATAACTACCACTTTATGCAAGCTTCTGTTCTGAGTAATGTTTGACTGGCTTCTCCACTCTCTTAGTGCAAACCAGTAAAATCTCAGTACCTGTGCCACCTTGTGTTAATGAGCAAAGTACTGAGCTGTCTTGCTAACATCAGTGGTTTTCTAATATTCTTCCCTAAAACTTGGCTGTCTTCCAGGTGTTACCAGTCTACTTCCAGCTCTTGAATATGGGTGCATATCTTTTGTCCTTCATTGTCTAGTCCAGTGTTTCTCACATTCCTGTCTTGCAGTTGCTATTCCCAAACCTTAGATAAGTATGTTTGTTTCTCAAACAAATATTCCTGTTACTCTTCAGGAAATAAGCAGAGAGTACAGGGCATAATTACACACAAAAGCCCTTTGCTTCCAGCTTCTGGGAAGGTGAGGAAGGACCCTCACACCCTGTTGCCGTTGccttggggagagggagggTAACAAGAGGCTTAGTGGTGCATGAGTTGCACTGCCTGCAGCTGATTGAATTGCAAGGGATTAGCAACCTCTAATGAGTTGTGAAGTGAAAGCCAGAGGCTTGCTTGAGGAAGAAGTTTTTACTTGGAAGATGAAGAAATACATCTGTTTtgacacaaaataaaatgtaataagGTGAGGAAAATGTAAGGAATGgcaccttttaaaaattcttaagCAGGATAGATCTTACTAGGCTTAAATTTTGTTCAGAACTAAATGCTCAGGCACATTGGGGAGAGGTTGGTAATTTCATCGTAACAGGTGCAAGATATTCATCAATACTGAAACATTACTGCAGAATTTGTCATAAAAAACTACTTGAATTGCCTTCAATaggtattttttcttaaagagaTTTGACAGGCTAAAGAGAATTTTCTTAATCTCTGCAAAAATGTAGGTCAGATTGGATCAAGTTAACAAAAGTACCTaactagctttttttttttttttttaaatggaaggaGAAACTGAAGGAGAAATGCAAGGAGTGTCCTATCATTGAGTTCTCTTTGTTACTTCTGTCCTGCCTCTGTACTAAGAACGTTTGCATAAAACAAAAGCTAGTGACTGACATAACCTACTTGATCCCTCAATTCCCTGGTTATGAAAATACAAGCTTCACTCTAGCAAAGTTTAAAGCACTTactaaaattacatttttagatGTCTTGGGCTAGTTCTAAATTGTTCCTTTACTAGGCCACTTGTGCTCTTGTTAGCTGaatttggcaggaaaaaaaaaataaagttggtGCTCAATAATGAGGGTCATTTCTCTTGGCAGCTGGTGCTTATATACCTGTAAATAAGGCTATGGGTTATTTTCAGATGAGGGCTTAGTTtgagttttgttggtttggtttcttgGAAAGACATTTAGCTCCATGGATTTTGAATTTGCAGAGCAGGTACTGTGCTGCAAAGACAGTCCCTGTGGCTTGTGGACTTTTGAGGAGgataaagaaaggaagaagaaagttttGTAGGCCTTTGTGCACTGTTTCATTTGAACATAATTGCAGTTCAAGGCACTCACAGTCTGGAGGGATACACGTCCTGTAAGCTTCTGTATCCATGGGAGGACTACACAGGTGCAAAAAATGCCTTGGAAGTGAAACATCTTCTGTTGCAGTTGGAAAAAACTTTGGAAATAAAGCCCATGCTCCATAGCTTGCTGTAAGGGTTGTGAAATCAGCTGTGCGTGTCTGACTCTGTTATTCATTGTAGCTTTTTTAGAGAGTCTCTTTGCAGATCCCGAGTTCAAAGCCATGGTCTGAGACAtcattctgctttctgctggaTTGGCTTTTTTGGAGAACCAATGAGCCTTCAGCACCACAGTGATCCTGTAGAGAGGAAGTGCCTGCTCTGGAGTTGtagggaaaagcagctgcacGAGCCAAGTGGCAGTGGGATCCTTGCTCAGTGTAAAGGGGATGAGAAGATTTTGGAAGCTATGTCAAACAATTGGTGGCTTGAACTCTCTGAGCTGTTTGCAATAGTGGAGCAAGGCTGCTGTGATTGAAATTTGAGTCCTAGAGCAGGACAATGATGTACTGAGCAGACAATGGATCTTGATGACTTAATACCACCAGCTGATGAGATGAATAATTAATATCTTAAGGttttaaaatgtcacagaaaTTACTCAGGGCTTCATTATATTTCCTGACTAATGTCAAAATATAGCCGAACTTTGAAGAATAATGTAAGTTTTGACTTGTAAATGGTGACTTTAGTAGGACCACAAAGGTCCTTACAATTCATCAATTATACACTGCCACTTTCATGCCAGTAGTGCCTATGTACAGTTCTTgttcagaaaaaacccacattatTTTAATAGTATGTGTAAATAGAGGTGTTACAGATTCAATTTCAGGAAAAATTGCTGCAAGAATCTGGACTGAAATTTTGAAACTGCTAAAAGGTAAAACAGCTCGTATGGACTCCTGAGCCTTTCTGAGATAACCTGAAGTGGGGCTATAATAAAGAACTAGAGAGCAGTAGtagtaaatgaaataaatattctaaACAGAGCTGTAGGTCATGTCCTGACCAGGTCAAGATGCCCGAGTGGATGTGTGAAATGTTCACATTTCAGCCCCGTTTCAGTTGTTttacactggagagaagggcagAGTTTCAACCATCAGAATTTCCATCAGAATTATACAGGAAGCTCTGTGTAAGTCTCATGTTTCTtggtaaaaaaattaatggaaactCCAAAACAGAGTATTGAGAGTATGTGTGGCTCCATTTGAGGGCTCTTGGGCATCACTTGCCACAGGTGCGGTGCATAACTAAGATCAATAAATTCTGCTGTGACATGGATGGTAAAAGCATTGCACTGTTACACAGCACACGACTGCTGACACTTTTCATCACAGAAAACGGGGGCTGGGGAATTAAGAGATGGCAGCAATCCAGTTTACTGGTACAGTTACGTGAGCACTAGATGGGGCTGTTGCTCCacataattttctgaaaattcacGGGCACACCCCTGTGACAGGAAATAAAGGTGCTACAATGTGGGCTatctgggctctgctgcaggcTCTAGGGGGGCTGAAATGGGGTAGATGGTGAATAATAACCCaataaatgaagaaattcaaccttaaattaaaaaaacccaacaaagtAAAAGTATAAATAACTTGCTGTATAGCTTTTCTAGGAATAAGCACTGCTGCCTATCCCTAACTTTCCTCTCGTAATCATCACATAACTGGGAAGAAAATCTTGGGGAGAAGTGAAGACCTACCCACTGGAAATTCAAGTGTGGCGTTCAAAGTTTGTTCTTTACCATTTGTACCTCTGTAAATACTTGgtgccattaaaaaaagaaacaaagttaaATTGCTTCCATATTTTTTACTTCAGTGTGGATAAACATTCTGTCTGAATTTAGTTCCACCAATCTCAAAGAAATACACAGTCTAAAAATTGCCAAACTTTTAGAGATCATTTATATGTGATTTAAATCATTAAATACCTCTTCAGAGGAGATGGAGATACTCTCACTTGCTACATGGTACTTACTTTCTAGTTAAAAGAGACTGATTTTAATGAAAGGGAAGATCCTTAAAACTTGTTGCACTGATTTCCATCTCAGATAAATTACTCATTTATGTATAACCACAAGCCATGAGGTAGTGCTCTTAATCCACATCCTGactaaaaaagtaatttttttgtccttttctcaTATTGCATAGTAAGAACATATGGAGAGAAGCACGTTTTATAACATGGTTAGTTTGGTTTCTGCAGCAATGCCACCACACACACTGCAGTCTATAATGGTAcaaattttttaattcagtaagTCATGCCACCTTCCGAGGGTTTGAGAAGAACAATCTTTCTGGGGAAACCAGTTCAAAGAAATGGTTAAAAATctaatggaagaaaatgaaacacgTGCAGATGATCTATCTAAATAATAAAGCTATGTAATTGAACACCTAGATGAtcccaaataaaaccaacacAGTCTATCTGCAAATCTAGAATTTCACCtgcttttcatttggaaaaacaaGCAATTCTTCAGTGTTCTTTGAAAGGCATGGGCTGGTGCAATGGCACTGTGATAGTCCTCTACAGCacccctgctccccatcccccCAGCTTGTTCAGGTCTCAAAGAATTCACTCCAGACCATGGAGTGAGTATGATCTTCCAGGGAAAAGGACAGAGGGTGTGTAAATTGTGAGTGCAAACACTACAGGGATTACTGATGGGCATCATAGGAATACAGACATTGCTGCCTTTTACCCTCAACAATACAAAGCTGTATGTGTAATCTCGTTAAAATACTTCCACAGATGTACACAAATAAGTAGTTCTTAGCAAGAGGAAAGCCAATCCATTTCCCACAGTGGCTGGGAAACCTCcacagctggaaggaaaaaagaccTAAGGGATTTTCCAAGAGTTGTTGTTCTGCCAGTGTGACCAAATTcagtttattcctttttttgccCTTCACCTCTAGATTCCATCAGCACctcttgccttttcttctccatgtgCTCTTTGCACCTCAGGAAGGCATCTTCCAAGTGCTGCATGGTGGTGGTCAGGGCTGGGTTGGTCCGGATGGCTGTGCAGTCATAGACTATCTGGGTTGCCCACACTGCAAACACAACAGGTATTACTAAACCAGGAATTCTggccagaaaaaaagcaatggcTGATTCAAtacacaaaattaattattatcAGTTCAGATCTCAGAGAAGACTGTAAGATAAAATGCAAACTGCCTGCAGTAATACTCAAGACTAAATAGACTGTTCAGTATTACTTCTTTATAAATACCTCAAAATACTCCATAATGGAAGTATACTGATGTAAATTACAAAAGGGGGATGGACACTTCACCTAAAAATCACAAGCAGATAATCAAATAGAAAGAGTCAAGAGACTGTTGTAAAATATATGAATATTATATAAGGAACCCTCTCTCCAGACCAGTTACAGCTTGGGTTAGATGAGGAAGAGTAAGATCAAGGAGACTGCAACATagagatgaaatattttacGGGCAACTTAAGTAATGAAATTGATCTTGAAATAATGAATAACTTAAATAATgaaattgattttgaaataatGAGTATCTGATAAAGCTGAGCAAATAGTTTTAGCACTTATGTGCTAAACTTATGTACACTTATGTACATTCCCTCTTATTTTACCAAGAATTCACTGTAGTGCACTGACCTGGGAGGTGGTATGTATCAATTTTTGAGAACTAAGTCTCATTTTatatactgtattttaataattgTACATAAAACACCTTAGTAGTGTTTCTGTTTTTAACCAACACTCTGAACTGCTTAAGCATCCATCACCTATCGATTTTTCGTTCTGAGCCATCTGAACCATCTAAATTATTTGCATACTTTTTCACAATTAAGAACAAGGGCATTAGTTGATGGTGATTGTCTTCATTTACGTTTCTATCACACAGAAGTTTAcggaagaaatataaaaaaaaaatcttcagtatCTTTAGTACAAAAATCTATGTCATTCTTAATAAAGACCTGCACCTGTtagattttccattttctccagaAGTTCCTCTATGCTCTTTTTAAAGTTCTCCCTCGTCTTTCCATCATCGTTTCCTTGCTGAAATTCTGATTCAGCCATCTATAAGGAAACCAAGAATTTCCTACTTTATTTTACTCTAAAATGAGTTGATTTTCACAGTTGAGACAAAGTAACattgcaataaaaaataaaaataagcatatACATTTTAGATTTACAAGTGAATTCAGCAAGAATCTGACCTTAAGGCTACTGGTCATCACCTGTATGCTGCATATTATTTTCAATctcttttgaaattaatttaagtAGAAAGAATTAGCTCAAATATGCTGTGCTTGTGccaaataaagattttttgtATCAGTAATAACAGATCATTTTGTCAAACCCTTCAGTAGCAAACTTCATTACCCTGTTACAGTTGTCTTCCAGCTTCTCTCCCAAATACTCTGACCCAGGGCAACTCCTAATTTTCTAAGTTATTTGTAAAATCCCCATTTGTAACCAGTATTTATTTCACAATTGCAGGCTCCAGCCAGGTTAAGTGCAAACACTAAGTTCTGTCACCATACAGGCAGATAAGTGATTATGATTCCCTAACCTCTGTTTAGTTGTAGGGGTGAAATTCTAGGATGTAAAAATGCTTGGGGCAAAAATAAAGTTTAGAACCTCAGTGTTCACCGAAAATGTGACGCAAAGCATTGCCTTTAATTTCCTATTCTGAAAACCACCGATGGATGGGACAGAACTATGaagaaggaaatggaagaaCTTCAGTGTGGCGCCTTTATCCATCACACTGCGTAGTTTTTATCCTATGATTCCTCAGACTCAGTGGGCATCTGTTTTCCGGGTTTTATTCCCGATGCGTGCGGAAGGAATGCGACGGGCGGTTTGTAATGGCTTGACAGGATTTTAAACCGGTGCCAAACCTCAGACGCTGGGTGCTCTTCATACAACGAGGTAAAACTAAGGTTaactgggcagccccttccccggAGCCCTTGGAGAGCCCACGCCCCGCTGCTGTCCCCCACCACGGGCACCCTTCGGCCGTGGCCAGGGCCGCGTCCcccgcagcagcggcggcgccgccgcccgccctcACGGACAGAGCGGGCGGTAACGGGACACTAAACCCCGCCCGCCGGCCGTGCCGTCCCTCCCGCCCGCTCCGCCCTCGAGCTCGCGGGCTCGGTTGATTCTGTGTTTTACGAAAACAAGCGCTCGGGAGAGCTcggcggccccgcggcgccgggctgtgcctgtgtcctggcaccGTGTGCCGGCTCCGCGTCCCTCCTGCCCCTCGCTTCCAGCGCCGCCGTGGCCGGCTCTGTGCGGCATCACGGACCGAGCCGTGTGTGTGGTTTGGGTGGTTTCTACGTGTGTAATAGCTGTCCTGGAGATAAAGGGGATGGTTATGTTAATAAAACTGCCAGTCAGCTGCCTTTCAGTGTGCTTAATCataaggaaaaggcagagacGGATAGAGAATGTCAAACAGGACCACGCCGGTCTCCCGCGCctccggggccgggccgggtaTCGCCGCGTCCCCTCggcccctgcccggccgggcGCTCGCCGCCAGCGGCCGCAGCAGAGAAGGTAAAGTCCTCCCTGCCCACGGCCCCGCCTGCAGCACGGACCGGCCCCGCCTGCAGCACGgaccggccccggccccggccccggccccggccccggccccgcaccgcccccgAGCCGCAGGAGCTGAAGCCGTGGCGGGACCGGCCGCTCCCGCTGGGCCGTGGTGGTTTCAGGAGCTTTCCTGAAAGTAACGCCGAAGGTACATGTTAACCCCTAAGTTTGAAAGCTGGGtggtgtttctgctgcttttctcaggGAGTCTCGCCCCGCCTTCAGGATAGAGGGAGGTGTCAGAGCAAGGTCGGCAATAACAGCACAGGGAGCAAGCGTGTTCACAGCTGAAGAGAGTAGGTTTATATtagatagaaagaaaaaaatacttggcagtgaggatggtgagacattggaacaggttgccttgagaaagttgtggatgcccatccctggaagtgttcagggtcAGGCTGTATGGACAAGTGGAAAGTGTctctgcccacggcaggggggttgaaactggatggtctttaaaaTTCCCTTCTCAAattcttctgtgattctatgatctttGCTTCcacgaaaaaaaaaaatactggagaAGGTGTTTGCAGGACTAGGCAAAACCAGGTTAGAAATCTTCTGGAGAAAAAGCAACGAGACTCAAAAGTTTGTCAAGAGTCTGCTGATACTAGGAATTATCTGGTTTATAGCAGAGTGAGGATTAAGTCCCATTTCTGAATTGTCCATGCTCCAAGTCATGTCTCATTCCAGATCAATATCCAAACCttgaatggtttgggctgtctcttgttctcctttttcatccacacaaacacaaacttagtcctgtttttaaattacttggTATATTAGTATTCTCATTATACAGCAAACTTGCTCATCACTTAGCAACCACCACTCATTTCACTGCCAACTGAGTAGCTGGTTTGAAGATAAGAATCCGtcttcaaaataaacaaaagtatTTATTCACCCAAGTCGAATGAATGCTGTATAATTTATCATAGAGCATTGTGTTGCTAAAGTTTTGCAGGAGTTCAAAAGCAGTTGAGTAAAATCTGTGAATAGAGGAAGTGCTAGCGAATTACTGGACCTTCAGCTGGCTGATGAAGATTGATGCCTAATCACTAGGTCATTTCAGTTTtctactttgtttcttttcatataGTGCTACCTTTGGAAATTTTAAGTAACAAATGCTGCAGGAATGAACTGAAAAATCACAATAGaattgccattaaaaaaaaaaataggcttgTAATTTTTCATGATTAAGAAAACCTGCTACCTTGAGAGGCAAAGGTCATGAGGCAAAACAGAGACTTGGGATAATGataagaggtttttttcacttttagatTATTCCTTTACTGTGCCATGTTGTGCTTATCTGCAGAAACTACATCAAGGATGTTTGTCACAGAAAAGTCCTGCCCTTCCTCCCCATGGCCCCTTTCCCAGCcacattttgttctttctcacaGTGGGTTCTTACCAACAATTCTTGGTATTAGCCACAATCCTTGGCCGGCTCTGCAGCCATCTGGCTGTTGCTGTTTGTGACTTACACATTAGCCCCTTATCTTCTGGGTTTTTGCCCTTATGGGCTTAAGCTGACCAAAAGATCACTCACAGTCTATCAGCTATAAGCCACAGTTTTAAGTCTTATATTAGAATGTGAAAGTAAGTCAAGAACTTTACTGCTTAATCCCAGAACCCCATCTTGAGGTtatggtgcagcagctgtgtgtggTTAGGATGGTTTGTAGGTGTGCTGTAGCTGTCCTGGAGATAAAGGGGATGGTTATGTTAATAAGACTGCCAGTCTGCTGCCTTTCAGTGTGCTTAATCataaggaaaaagcagagaaggatAGAGGATGTTAAACAGGCAATGTTTTCTTTGTGGATGCACATACAACACAAGACGAAGCAGGAAAAGTCTGTTTTTCACAGGACAATAAATGCCTTTTGTCACTTTACTAAACAGGGGGAAAGGCTTGTTGATGAATGAGGAAGATTATATAGGCCGAAGCTTGAACTCCGAACCATTAAAATACCTTATCCAACCAGTCAGACTGGGAGCACAACTGAGGGACTGGTGGGGgaaattaaaagcagcagcCATTGCTGCTTTTGCATATGCTTACCCTGAATATTTAACCCTTTGCCTTTCACACTCTCTTCCACAGTAGGGAGGTGTAGAAACTGAAAGAAGGGGAAGATTTTCAGTTGTcatatttttaaacaggaatCTGAATAGGTTTTCCCAGGTGCCCTTGAGGAAGGTGCCTGTGGAGTGTAACTCATTTGAATGAGGAACTGTTAT from Corvus hawaiiensis isolate bCorHaw1 chromosome 4, bCorHaw1.pri.cur, whole genome shotgun sequence harbors:
- the SYCE3 gene encoding synaptonemal complex central element protein 3, with amino-acid sequence MAESEFQQGNDDGKTRENFKKSIEELLEKMENLTVWATQIVYDCTAIRTNPALTTTMQHLEDAFLRCKEHMEKKRQEVLMESRGEGQKKE